The genomic segment GTGCACCGGTTCCGCGCTGCCCTGCTGGCGCTCGGACTGGTCCTCGTCGCAGCCGCCGCCGGCACCGGCATCCTGGCCGAGCGCGGCCGTGGCCTCCTCGACCACGACCTGAAGCTCGCCGGCGCCTCCCGCGTCACCGCCCTCGACGACTACGCCGAGCGGGCCAGGGCCGTCACCCTGGTCGCCTCCCACTCCGACGCCTTCGCGGACTTCTACGACGCCCCGGGCACCCGGGCACAGCGGATCGCCGGCACCGTCGGCGAGGAGGGCCTCGCCGAGGGGATCCACCAGGCGCTGTCGGACCTCGGGGTCCTCTTCGCCAACGACATCAGCGGGGCCGGCTTCATCGACCGCAGCGGGGCCGAGAACGCCGTGGTCGTCGAAGGCCGGGACGTCGACGCCGAGGACCTCGCCACGGACCGGAGCGACCTCCCGTTCTTCGACCGGGCGTTCGAGCTGCCCTACGAGAAGGTCTACCAGTCGGCGCCCTACCGCTCGCCGCACACGGACGAGTGGGTCGTGTCCTTCGCGGCCAAGGTGGCCAGGTCGGCCAACGTCTCTCCGGCGGTCGTGCACTTCGACGTGCCGGTCGAGAGCTTCCGGCTGGCCGTCTACCCCGAGGACGCGGCCTACCGGGTCCGGGTCGTCGACCTGCTCGACGGGCGGGTCCTCATCGACAGCAAGCACCCTCAGGACGTCGGGGTGCCGCTCGGCCAGCCCGACGACAAGTCGCTGCGCTGGGTGCAGACCGCGCGCGACGGCTCGGCCCGCTCGACCGGCGACCAGCGCCACGTGACCGAGCACGCCCGGACAGCCTCCAACGTGGCCTCGTCGTGGGCGGTGGTCGTGTCCGTCAAGGGCGCCACCGGGCCGTGGGCGGCGCCGACCAGCCTGGGCCCGGTCGGCCTGCTCGCCGGCGGCTGCTTGCTGCTCGCACTTTCCGTCGTCGGCTACGCCCGGCACGGTCGCCAGATGCACCGCACCGCCCGGCGGGACGAGCTGACGCTGCTGCACAACCGGATGGCGGTCCGCGAGATCGCGGACGCCAACCTGATCCGTGAGCGCAGCCTCGCGGTCATCCTCTTCGACCTCGACCGCTTCAAGCACGTCAACGACTCGCTCGGGCACCACGCCGGTGACCGGCTGCTCGCCGTCATCGGCCGCCGCCTGGCCGACGTGGTGCGAGACGCCGACGACGTCGTGGCGCGGCTGGGCGGCGACGAGTTC from the Actinomycetes bacterium genome contains:
- a CDS encoding bifunctional diguanylate cyclase/phosphodiesterase, yielding VHRFRAALLALGLVLVAAAAGTGILAERGRGLLDHDLKLAGASRVTALDDYAERARAVTLVASHSDAFADFYDAPGTRAQRIAGTVGEEGLAEGIHQALSDLGVLFANDISGAGFIDRSGAENAVVVEGRDVDAEDLATDRSDLPFFDRAFELPYEKVYQSAPYRSPHTDEWVVSFAAKVARSANVSPAVVHFDVPVESFRLAVYPEDAAYRVRVVDLLDGRVLIDSKHPQDVGVPLGQPDDKSLRWVQTARDGSARSTGDQRHVTEHARTASNVASSWAVVVSVKGATGPWAAPTSLGPVGLLAGGCLLLALSVVGYARHGRQMHRTARRDELTLLHNRMAVREIADANLIRERSLAVILFDLDRFKHVNDSLGHHAGDRLLAVIGRRLADVVRDADDVVARLGGDEFVVLALGLRDMAAVRSMCERISRAVTEPVTIDGLEVSVGASIGVALAPDHGGDFGQLLQSADIAMYDAKRRRSGWQVYRDDLARGDREELELDSDLRRGVDAGELEIHVQPSFEIASGRLVRAEALVRWRHPVRGLLMPGQFVPLAEATGTIKGVTRVVLAQSLDEVVRWRSQGHDVAVSVNVSAHDVNDESFADLVVAELASRDLPGRALVLELTETALLADPEAATLGLQRVVAAGVTVAVDDFGAGYASLLYLRRFPISVLKLDRSLVQGLTVSSTDAALVRWTIEMAHSLGVTCVAEGVEDVETLRALADLGCDEAQGYYLQRPGPAADFVADRRATVEPAT